A window of Kineococcus sp. NBC_00420 genomic DNA:
GACGGGGAAGAACGACACCTCGTCCAGTCCGGCGGCCTCGAGTTCCGCGATCCGGGAACGGATGCGTTCGGGCGCCCCGACGAGGGCCAGGTCGTCGACCCACTCGTCCGGCAGGCGGCGGGTGAACTCCTCGGCGTCGGCGCACTCGGCGCGCAGCGCGTGGAGTTCCTCGGCGTAGGCGGAGGGGGCGACGTGGGCGGCGGCGTCGGGGGCGCCGACCCACACCAGCCCCGGCCGGACGAGGTCGCGCGCCCGGGCGGGGTCGGCGTCGACCGCGGTGAGTTCGTAGCCGATCAACCGGTGGCCCGGCGCGTCGCCGAGCTGGGAACGGGCGGCGCGGGCGTACTCGGGCGTGACGGGTTCGGCGAGCAGGGTCGCGTCGAGGTGCTCACCGGAGATCGCGAGCGACTTCGGTCCCCGCACGCCGGCGGCGACGGCGGGGGGCACGGCCGGCGGTGATTCGAGGCGGACCCCGTCCAGGTGCACGTAGCGGCCGTCGAGGGTGACCGTCTCCCCGTGCAGCAACCGTCGGATGGCGGTGGCGTGCTCGGAGAACGACGTGAGGGGGCTGGCCCCCCACGCCCCGGCCTGGCGCATCCAGCCGGGGACCCCGTGGCCCAGGCCGAGGGTGAAGCGGCCGGGGAAGAGGTCGGCGAGGGTGGCCGCCTCCATCGCCGTGAACACCGGGTTCCGCGCCGCGGCGGGGGCGATGCCCAGCCCGACGTGGATCCGGCTGGTGATCGCCAACGCGGCCGCGGCCTGGGCGAACCCGCCGCGGAACCCGAGGTCCTCGATCACCCAGAGGGTGTCGAACCCGAGCTCCTCGGCGCGGCGGGCGAAGGGCAGGACGTCGGCGACGGGGAGGTCGCGGGGGAGGGTCACACCGGTGTGCACGCCCCGAACCTACCGGTCGGCGGGTCGGGCCACGGACCGGGCGAAGAACGCCGAGATCGCGACCATGACGAGCACCACGAGGATCGCGGACCGCAAGCCGGCGTGCTGGCCGACGAACCCCAGCACCGGCGGTCCGACCAGGAACGCGGTGTAGCCCGCCGTCGCGACGGCGCTCACCCGGCGGGCCGCCCCGACCGGGTCGTCACCGGCGGCGGAGAGGGCGACGGGAAAACCGAGGGCCGCTCCGAGACCCCACAGGAGCACCCCGGGCACGGCCACCGCGATGCCCGGGGCGAAGGAGACCAGCCCGATCCCGACGACGGCCGAGCACGCGGAGGCCAGCACCACCGGCGTCCGGCCGAACCGGTCGAGGAACCAGCCGCCGCCGAACCGGCCGACCGCCATCGCGCCGCCGAAGGAGGCGAACACCAGCGCTCCCGTCGTCGCGCTCAGCCCGAAACCGTCGACGACGATGAGCGGCAGCCAGTCGCCCGCCGATCCCTCGGCCAGCGCCATCCCGAGCACGATCACCCCGATCGCGATCGTGCGGGTCTCCCGCCACACCCCGAGGAAGCTCCGCGCCGCGTCCGCGAGGGCGAAGGGGTGCGCGCCGCGTGGTTCGACGCCGGTGGCGGCGGGGAGCCCACGCACCAGCCACACCGTCGTCGCGGTGGTCAGCACCGCCATCCCCAGCAGGTGCACGAGCACCGGGAGGTGGCTGGCCGTGGCCAGCAGTCCCAGCAGCGCGCCCACGCACAACGCGAGGCTGTAGGCGCCGTGCAGGCTCGGGACCACGGTGCGCCCGACGACGGCCTCCAGGGTGATCCCCTCCACGTTCAGCGCGATCTCCCCGGACCCCATCCCGAAGCCGATGGCCGCGAGTCCCAACGCCACCAGCCAGCCGAAGCCCACCGTGGCCCCGACGGCGACGACGGCCGTCCCGCAGGAGAGCGTGAGCAGTCCGGTGCGGACGACCGCGCGGGCGCCCGACCGTGCGACGTAGCCGCCGCCGATCGCGATCCCGACCATCGAGCCGACGGACATGCCGGCGATGACGACACCCATCTGCGCCGTGCTGGCGTGCACGAGGTCGCGGATCGCGGGGGTCCGTGACGCCCAGCTCGCCATCGTGAGTCCGCTGCACGCGAAGGCGGCCACGAGCGACGCTCGCCAGCGCGTGGTGCCGAGGCCCTGCTGCGTCGCCACGTCAGCGGGCACTGACGACGGTGCCGACGCCGAACGCGGTGAGGACCGCGGCGCTGATCCGGTCCAGCGCTCTCGTGACCCGTGGGCGGCGGATCCAGCCGACCGCACGGGCGGCGACGTGCGCGAGCACCGTGAGGTAGGTCAGGGCGACGACCGCCTCGAGCGCGCCGAGCAGCAGGGTGGCCCGGACGGTGTTCCCCGCCGGGACGAACTGGGGGACGACGGCGAGGAAGAACAGGCCCACCTTGGGGTTGAGCACGCAGGAGACGAGGCCGGAACGCCAGGCCCGGGCCAGTCCCGCCCCGTGCTCACCGTCCACCGCCGGACCGTCGCCGCGGGCGGTCCGGCGGCTCTGGACGAACGTGCGGATCCCCAGGTGGACGAGGTAGAGCCCGCCCAGCACCTTGACCACCTGGTAGGCCTGCGCCGACCGTTCCAGCAGCGCCGCGAGACCGACCGCGACGGCGGTGGCCCAGACCATCGCCCCCACCGCGGACCCGAGTGCGGTCGCCACGCCGGTGCGGGCACCGTGCAGGCTGTGCCGCAGCACCAGGAACGTGTTCGGCCCGGGGGTCAGTTCGAGGAGCAGGCACAGGGCGCAGAACGCCAGGACGGACTCGAGTGTCACCGGCTCATCCAACACGGCCCGGAGGGGCGTCGGCCACCAGCAGCTGCAGGGTCACGCGGTGATCGAGGTTCGGTGCGGCGAACTCCCGAGGGCGGTGGTTCCGTCGTCCGGTGGCCGGGACACCGGTCGGGAGAGTTCATCAGCCCGTGGAACCCGTTCGGCTGCAAGGGAATCCGGCCTGTTGTGCCATGCTGGCGACGTGTCCCTGCTGACGTTGCTGCTCATCGCCCTCGGTGTCTCGGCCGACGCCTTCGCCGTCGCCCTGGGCAAGGGGCTGCACCTGCGCAGGCTCACCCGGCGCGACGCGATCTCGATCGCCCTGGCCTTCGGGATCTTCCAGGCGCTGATGCCGGTCGTCGGGTACCTGCTGGCGCGCAGCTTCCGCGGCTACATCACCGCGTGGGACCACTGGATCGCCTTCGGTCTGCTGAGCCTGATCGGCGGCAAGATGCTGTGGGAGGCCATCACCTCCGGTGCCGACGACGAGGCGGACGCGGAGGGGATCGAGCTGCGCGAGCTCCTCGTCCTGTCGTTCGCGACGAGCATCGACGCCCTGGCCGTCGGCATCAGCTTCGCGTTCCTGGACGTCTCGATCGTCCCGGCCTCGATCCTCATCGGGGTCGTCACCGCGGTGATCTCGCTGCTGGGCGTGCACATCGGCCACCGGGCCGGGGTGAAGTTCCGCCGGCCCGCCGAGATCGCCGGCGGCCTCGTCCTCATCGCCATCGGGGTGCGGGTCCTGCTGGACCACCTCGGCGTCCTCTGAACGGGGTGGCTGCGCGTTCAACGAGCGTTCCCCGGAGTCCGCTCCTACGGTCGAGGAGCACCAGGACGACCGCGGAGTCCTCGAGACCCGGTGGACTCCCTGGTGCCCCAACGCGCAGCACCGCACCACCACCCAGGAGGTTCCAGTGAAGGCACTCGTCTACAACGGCGCGTTCGACGTCTCGGTCCAGGACGTCCCCGACGCCCGGATCGAAGCACCCACCGACGCCGTCGTCCGCATCACCTCGACGAACATCTGCGGTTCGGACCTGCACATGTACGAGGGACGCACGGACATGGAGACCGGGCGGGTGCTCGGTCACGAGAACATGGGGATCGTCGAGGCCGTCGGCGCCGGCGTCGACCGCATCAAGGTCGGGGACCGGGTCAGCCTGCCGTTCAACATCGGTTGCGGCACGTGCGAGACCTGCGTCGAGGGGAAGACCGGGTTCTGCCTGCGCGCCAACCAGGCCGGGACCGCCGGTGCCGCGTTCGGGTTCGCGGCGATGGGGGAGTACGCCGGGGGGCAGTCGGAACTCCTGCGGGTCCCGTGGGCCGACTTCAACGCCCTCGTCCTGCCCGCCGGGACGGAGAAGGAACTCGACTACACGATGCTGTCGGACATCTTCCCGACCGGCTGGCACGGGGTGCAGCTGTCGGGCTTCCAGCCCGGCGACTCCGTCGTGGTCTGGGGTGCCGGCCCCGTCGGGCTGATGGCGGCGCACAGCGCGCGGATCGCCGGTGCGGCGGAGGTGTTCGTCGTCGACGCCAAGCCCGACCGGTTGAAGCTCGTGGAGAAGGCGGGTGCCACCCCGATCGACTACTCCGCCGGGGACCCCGTCCAGCAGATCATGGACGCCACCGGGGGCCGGGGGACCGACCGAGGGGTCGACGCCATCGGCTACCAGGCCCACGACACGAGCGGGGAGGAGGACGCGTCGATGGTCCTCAACCAGCTCGTCCAGGTCGTGAAGGCGACCGGCGGCATCGGCGTGGTGGGCATCTACCTGCCGCAGGACCCGGGGGCCAAGGACGAACTGTCCCGGCAGGGGAAGATCGCCTTCGACTACGGGACGTTCTGGTTCAAGGGTCAGACGATGGGCACCGGCCAGTGCAACGTCAAGGCCTACAACGTGAAGCTGCGCAACCTCATCACGGCCGGTGTCGCGACCCCGGGGTTCATCGTGAGCCACGAGCTCGACCTCACCGCCGCGGCGGAGGGGTACCAGAAGTTCGACCAGCGCGAGCAGGGCTGGACGAAGGTCGTCCTGCACCCCTCCGGCGTGTGAGCTGACTCAGACCGGGCGGCGGGCCAGCAGGTCCGTCACCCGGTGGCCGAGGCGCAGGCCGCGGGCCTCGAACCCGGTGATCGGACGCCAGTCCGGACGCGTGTCGATGCCCGCGGTCTCCACGACCAGACCCGGTTCCGCGGCGAGCACGGCGAGCATCTGCTCGGCGTAGGGCTCCCAGTCGGTCGCGCAGTGCAGGAGGCCGCCGGGGGCCAGGCGGTCCGCGACCAGGGCCGCGAAGTCCGGACCGACCAGGCGGCGCTTGTGGTGCCTGGGCTTGGGCCAGGGGTCGGGGAAGTAGACCCGGACGCCGGCGAGGCTTCCCGAGGGGATGCGCTGGTGCAGGAACTGGCGGCCATCGGCCTCCAGCACCCGCACGTTGTCCAGGCCGCGCTCGTCGAGCCCCAGCAG
This region includes:
- a CDS encoding LLM class flavin-dependent oxidoreductase, whose amino-acid sequence is MHTGVTLPRDLPVADVLPFARRAEELGFDTLWVIEDLGFRGGFAQAAAALAITSRIHVGLGIAPAAARNPVFTAMEAATLADLFPGRFTLGLGHGVPGWMRQAGAWGASPLTSFSEHATAIRRLLHGETVTLDGRYVHLDGVRLESPPAVPPAVAAGVRGPKSLAISGEHLDATLLAEPVTPEYARAARSQLGDAPGHRLIGYELTAVDADPARARDLVRPGLVWVGAPDAAAHVAPSAYAEELHALRAECADAEEFTRRLPDEWVDDLALVGAPERIRSRIAELEAAGLDEVSFFPVGEDRLGALDSLATILPLQQ
- a CDS encoding MFS transporter; translation: MPADVATQQGLGTTRWRASLVAAFACSGLTMASWASRTPAIRDLVHASTAQMGVVIAGMSVGSMVGIAIGGGYVARSGARAVVRTGLLTLSCGTAVVAVGATVGFGWLVALGLAAIGFGMGSGEIALNVEGITLEAVVGRTVVPSLHGAYSLALCVGALLGLLATASHLPVLVHLLGMAVLTTATTVWLVRGLPAATGVEPRGAHPFALADAARSFLGVWRETRTIAIGVIVLGMALAEGSAGDWLPLIVVDGFGLSATTGALVFASFGGAMAVGRFGGGWFLDRFGRTPVVLASACSAVVGIGLVSFAPGIAVAVPGVLLWGLGAALGFPVALSAAGDDPVGAARRVSAVATAGYTAFLVGPPVLGFVGQHAGLRSAILVVLVMVAISAFFARSVARPADR
- a CDS encoding LysE family translocator, producing the protein MTLESVLAFCALCLLLELTPGPNTFLVLRHSLHGARTGVATALGSAVGAMVWATAVAVGLAALLERSAQAYQVVKVLGGLYLVHLGIRTFVQSRRTARGDGPAVDGEHGAGLARAWRSGLVSCVLNPKVGLFFLAVVPQFVPAGNTVRATLLLGALEAVVALTYLTVLAHVAARAVGWIRRPRVTRALDRISAAVLTAFGVGTVVSAR
- a CDS encoding manganese efflux pump MntP → MSLLTLLLIALGVSADAFAVALGKGLHLRRLTRRDAISIALAFGIFQALMPVVGYLLARSFRGYITAWDHWIAFGLLSLIGGKMLWEAITSGADDEADAEGIELRELLVLSFATSIDALAVGISFAFLDVSIVPASILIGVVTAVISLLGVHIGHRAGVKFRRPAEIAGGLVLIAIGVRVLLDHLGVL
- a CDS encoding glutathione-independent formaldehyde dehydrogenase translates to MKALVYNGAFDVSVQDVPDARIEAPTDAVVRITSTNICGSDLHMYEGRTDMETGRVLGHENMGIVEAVGAGVDRIKVGDRVSLPFNIGCGTCETCVEGKTGFCLRANQAGTAGAAFGFAAMGEYAGGQSELLRVPWADFNALVLPAGTEKELDYTMLSDIFPTGWHGVQLSGFQPGDSVVVWGAGPVGLMAAHSARIAGAAEVFVVDAKPDRLKLVEKAGATPIDYSAGDPVQQIMDATGGRGTDRGVDAIGYQAHDTSGEEDASMVLNQLVQVVKATGGIGVVGIYLPQDPGAKDELSRQGKIAFDYGTFWFKGQTMGTGQCNVKAYNVKLRNLITAGVATPGFIVSHELDLTAAAEGYQKFDQREQGWTKVVLHPSGV
- the trmB gene encoding tRNA (guanosine(46)-N7)-methyltransferase TrmB, with amino-acid sequence MPSTPTDASATPGPPDDTKRSYKIRRGRMGITRQVALDNLAERYAVPAGEDLLDLAALFGAEVPVVLEIGFGMGASTLAMAEADPGTGVIASDVHTPGVAGLLLGLDERGLDNVRVLEADGRQFLHQRIPSGSLAGVRVYFPDPWPKPRHHKRRLVGPDFAALVADRLAPGGLLHCATDWEPYAEQMLAVLAAEPGLVVETAGIDTRPDWRPITGFEARGLRLGHRVTDLLARRPV